Proteins encoded by one window of Chryseobacterium aquaeductus:
- a CDS encoding isoaspartyl peptidase/L-asparaginase has product MKIIIHGGFFSESDQSHEVKVAKQNSLKDIAQKSYEYLKSNSAFDTVAYAVSLLEDDELYNAGIGSQIQSDGIIRMSAAIMDGETQKMSGVINIQDVKNPILVAKDLMKEDDRVLGGSGAKNYATEHGFENFSTEIPQRRKEYEAKLKTGGKGTVGSVALDREGKLAVATSTGGKGFEIPGRISDSATVAGNYANEFCAVSCTGVGEDIVSNATSTKIVTRVTDGMDLKQAFDKTFAELKTIDGFAGAIAIDKDGNIYHQDSYPTMVFASFDGKIFEIFN; this is encoded by the coding sequence ATGAAAATCATCATCCACGGAGGTTTTTTCTCTGAAAGTGACCAAAGCCACGAGGTGAAAGTTGCCAAGCAAAATTCTTTAAAAGACATTGCTCAAAAATCTTACGAATATTTAAAATCTAATTCGGCTTTTGATACGGTTGCTTATGCAGTTTCACTTTTGGAGGACGACGAATTGTACAATGCCGGAATCGGTTCACAAATTCAAAGTGACGGAATTATCCGAATGAGTGCTGCAATTATGGATGGTGAAACTCAGAAAATGAGCGGTGTCATCAATATTCAGGATGTGAAAAATCCGATTTTGGTTGCGAAAGATTTAATGAAGGAAGATGACAGAGTTTTAGGCGGAAGTGGCGCTAAAAATTATGCGACAGAACACGGTTTTGAAAACTTTTCAACTGAAATTCCTCAGCGAAGAAAAGAATATGAAGCGAAATTAAAAACTGGTGGAAAAGGAACTGTGGGCAGCGTTGCACTTGACAGGGAAGGTAAATTGGCTGTTGCAACTTCAACGGGAGGAAAAGGCTTCGAGATTCCGGGAAGAATTTCTGATTCTGCTACAGTTGCCGGAAATTATGCCAATGAATTTTGCGCCGTAAGTTGTACAGGAGTGGGCGAAGATATTGTAAGCAACGCCACCTCAACAAAGATTGTCACAAGAGTGACAGACGGAATGGATCTTAAACAGGCTTTTGATAAAACCTTTGCAGAACTAAAAACAATCGACGGTTTTGCTGGTGCAATAGCTATTGATAAAGACGGAAATATATATCATCAGGATTCTTATCCCACGATGGTTTTCGCAAGTTTTGATGGTAAAATTTTTGAAATATTTAATTAA
- a CDS encoding class I SAM-dependent methyltransferase: protein MDNYLEVNKNSWNARVEPHLKSDFYFVDEFLKGRTSLNSIELELLGDIKGKTILHLQCHFGQDSISLSRMGAKVIGIDLSDKAIQAAKDLAEKCETDTEFICSDVYDLPNVLDQKFDIVFTSYGTIGWLPDLEKWANVVSHFLKPDGEFVMAEFHPVVWMYDDDFEGVAYNYFNEKPIIETSEGTYADNSAKIVQDYISWNHPLSDVLQNLINKNLVLEKFQEFDWSPYPCFRHVEEFEKGKWRINKFGNKIPLVYAIKAERKSS, encoded by the coding sequence ATGGATAATTATTTAGAAGTCAACAAAAACTCATGGAATGCAAGAGTAGAACCTCATCTGAAATCAGATTTTTACTTTGTTGATGAATTTTTAAAAGGAAGAACCTCTTTAAATTCAATAGAACTCGAACTTTTAGGCGATATAAAAGGCAAAACGATTTTGCATTTGCAGTGTCATTTTGGACAGGATTCTATTTCATTGTCCAGAATGGGTGCGAAAGTTATCGGGATAGATTTGTCAGACAAAGCAATTCAGGCTGCTAAAGATTTAGCTGAAAAATGCGAAACAGATACAGAATTTATCTGTTCAGATGTATACGATCTTCCCAATGTTTTAGATCAAAAATTTGATATTGTTTTTACGAGTTACGGAACAATTGGCTGGTTGCCTGATCTTGAAAAATGGGCAAATGTTGTCAGTCATTTTTTGAAACCTGACGGAGAATTTGTGATGGCAGAATTTCATCCCGTCGTTTGGATGTACGATGATGATTTTGAAGGTGTAGCTTATAACTATTTTAATGAAAAACCAATTATAGAAACTTCAGAAGGAACTTACGCTGATAATTCTGCGAAGATTGTTCAGGATTACATTTCGTGGAATCACCCTCTGTCTGATGTTCTGCAAAATTTAATCAATAAAAATCTTGTTTTAGAAAAATTTCAGGAGTTCGACTGGTCGCCATATCCTTGTTTTAGACATGTCGAAGAATTTGAAAAAGGCAAATGGAGAATCAATAAATTTGGAAACAAAATACCATTGGTTTATGCTATAAAAGCAGAGAGAAAGTCATCGTAA
- a CDS encoding acyl-CoA dehydrogenase family protein has protein sequence MLTPEEIRKEMLGASEVSPAIMNQIHQERLLQIWVPKMYGGLGFRLKEGLTVLFDWSKIDGSLGWMLTLCSGANFFSRNLKPNIAKELFSDPKTCFGGSGMIGGTAEQQGDGTFLINGLWHFATGAPHLSHFTLNAILTENGIPLLNESGSEIVRSFVIPKDLVEIIPNWKSMGMKATGTYSFKVDHVKVSEDYSFVYDEFFTNDALDKIPFRVFADLTLLVNYLGMAKHFSEEAIKIRPQLDLNSFNKNIEQQMEKVFQYTDEIESILNEYKLITEEKQAEIHRYSTDLVKSLSHQILEIYFQLGLRATHTDSEIYQIFCDYFTATQHSNFRREEYNFQELK, from the coding sequence ATGCTTACGCCTGAAGAGATCAGAAAAGAGATGTTGGGAGCTTCTGAAGTTTCTCCGGCGATTATGAATCAAATTCATCAGGAAAGATTGCTTCAGATTTGGGTTCCCAAAATGTATGGCGGATTGGGTTTTCGTCTGAAAGAAGGCTTAACTGTTTTATTTGACTGGTCAAAAATCGATGGCAGTTTGGGATGGATGCTCACTTTATGTTCGGGAGCCAATTTTTTCTCAAGGAATCTAAAACCGAATATTGCAAAAGAATTATTCTCTGACCCAAAAACCTGTTTCGGAGGAAGCGGAATGATTGGCGGAACTGCCGAGCAACAAGGCGACGGAACTTTTCTGATCAACGGACTTTGGCATTTTGCTACTGGAGCTCCGCATTTGAGTCATTTTACTTTGAATGCGATATTGACTGAAAACGGAATTCCTTTACTTAATGAATCAGGTTCTGAAATTGTTCGTTCGTTTGTTATCCCAAAAGATCTCGTAGAAATTATTCCCAATTGGAAATCGATGGGAATGAAAGCTACCGGAACGTATTCTTTTAAAGTTGATCATGTAAAAGTATCGGAAGATTACAGTTTTGTTTATGATGAATTTTTTACGAATGATGCGCTTGACAAAATTCCGTTCAGAGTTTTTGCAGATTTGACTTTATTGGTCAATTATCTTGGGATGGCAAAGCATTTTTCGGAGGAAGCAATTAAAATTCGCCCACAACTTGATCTGAATTCTTTTAATAAAAATATAGAACAACAGATGGAGAAAGTGTTTCAATATACTGATGAAATTGAAAGTATTTTAAATGAATATAAACTGATCACCGAAGAAAAGCAGGCAGAAATTCACCGCTACTCGACAGATTTGGTTAAAAGTTTATCGCATCAGATTTTGGAAATCTATTTTCAGTTGGGACTTCGTGCAACGCATACAGATTCTGAAATCTATCAGATTTTTTGTGATTATTTTACCGCAACGCAGCATTCTAATTTTCGGAGAGAAGAATATAACTTTCAGGAGTTAAAATAA
- a CDS encoding cyanophycinase: MKPVGKLIIIGGAVNKGSFSETDYDQNIEKNLNFFERGILRKIITESKNKENSIIEVITTASQIPQIVGAEYKKAFEFLGAKNVNILDIVNREEANSDAIVARANAADVVMFTGGDQLRLTSILGGTRFHDTILLKYLEQDFIYSGTSAGAAAASENMIYQGSSSEALLKGEIKTTQGLGLIDNVIVDTHFVQRGRIGRLFQAVVSNPRTLGIGLGEDTGLFIHNDTMTAVGSGLVIIVDGRFIKDTNLTNINLGEPISIDNLTVHVMSMNDHYDLTTRKLTIENSQFNPIPQT, encoded by the coding sequence ATGAAACCTGTTGGAAAATTAATTATTATCGGTGGAGCAGTTAATAAAGGCAGTTTCTCCGAAACCGATTACGATCAGAATATTGAAAAAAATCTTAACTTTTTTGAAAGAGGGATTTTAAGAAAAATCATTACTGAATCTAAAAACAAAGAAAATTCAATCATTGAAGTAATAACTACTGCCTCACAAATCCCTCAAATTGTTGGTGCCGAATACAAAAAAGCTTTTGAGTTTTTGGGCGCCAAAAATGTAAATATTCTTGATATTGTAAATCGTGAAGAAGCAAATTCTGATGCAATAGTTGCCCGGGCAAATGCAGCAGATGTGGTCATGTTTACAGGTGGCGATCAGCTGCGTCTGACTTCAATACTTGGAGGAACTAGATTTCACGATACCATTTTGCTAAAATATCTGGAACAAGATTTTATCTATTCCGGAACTTCTGCAGGTGCTGCTGCAGCATCTGAAAACATGATCTATCAAGGAAGCAGCTCTGAAGCTTTGCTAAAAGGTGAAATAAAAACCACACAAGGATTAGGCTTGATCGACAATGTGATTGTAGATACTCACTTTGTACAACGTGGGAGAATTGGTCGTCTTTTTCAAGCGGTAGTCAGTAACCCGAGGACTTTAGGAATTGGTCTGGGTGAGGACACCGGACTTTTCATTCATAACGATACGATGACTGCCGTCGGTTCCGGACTTGTCATTATTGTTGACGGTAGATTTATAAAAGATACCAATCTTACGAATATCAATCTAGGTGAACCTATTTCTATTGACAATTTGACCGTTCACGTCATGTCTATGAATGACCATTACGATTTAACGACAAGAAAATTAACGATTGAAAATTCACAGTTTAATCCAATTCCTCAAACATAA
- a CDS encoding DUF1835 domain-containing protein, producing MNIFHILNGDCLAEKFPKNLEGKLIIWREALIDGPVSEVDFFKNRKDFVTGNYDSENNYEDLVIREFEKIQSIPENSEIYFWFEDDLFCQVNFWFLISSLNLNNVKLFRIFPQKMARGFAESWDEELLEMFYSSKEINHKEIKLISNLWIDFRQNILPKETSSEIVRNLRELFTANENRFNGVLENQIKDIQKIAKSFDETFKVFNQKYPIYGFGDLQLKRFLTKF from the coding sequence ATGAATATTTTTCATATTCTTAATGGTGATTGCTTAGCTGAGAAATTTCCAAAAAACTTAGAAGGTAAATTGATCATTTGGCGTGAAGCTTTGATTGATGGTCCGGTTTCTGAGGTAGATTTTTTCAAAAACCGAAAGGATTTTGTGACAGGAAATTATGATTCAGAAAACAACTATGAAGATTTAGTGATAAGAGAATTTGAAAAAATTCAATCAATTCCAGAAAATTCGGAGATTTATTTTTGGTTTGAAGACGACTTATTTTGTCAGGTTAATTTCTGGTTTTTAATTTCTAGTTTAAATTTAAATAATGTGAAGCTTTTTAGAATTTTTCCACAAAAGATGGCGAGAGGTTTTGCGGAAAGTTGGGATGAAGAATTGCTTGAAATGTTTTATTCTTCAAAGGAAATTAATCATAAAGAAATAAAATTAATTTCAAATCTTTGGATAGATTTCAGACAAAATATTTTACCAAAAGAAACTTCATCCGAAATTGTGAGGAATCTTCGGGAATTATTTACAGCAAACGAAAACAGATTCAATGGAGTTTTAGAAAATCAAATAAAAGATATTCAAAAAATTGCAAAGAGTTTTGATGAAACTTTCAAAGTTTTTAATCAAAAATATCCAATTTATGGATTTGGAGATTTGCAATTAAAAAGATTTCTAACAAAATTTTAA
- a CDS encoding YtxH domain-containing protein has translation MGNKTNGILALLGLGALAYWKYKKSTPEEQQAVKDKINSAKDNLNKWGNDLKTKANDVASQAQNKFDEAKSKVEDTASNI, from the coding sequence ATGGGAAATAAGACAAACGGTATTTTAGCTTTATTAGGATTAGGTGCTTTAGCATATTGGAAATACAAAAAATCTACTCCGGAAGAGCAACAAGCTGTAAAAGACAAAATCAACAGCGCAAAAGACAACCTTAACAAATGGGGTAATGATCTGAAAACTAAAGCAAACGATGTTGCTTCACAAGCTCAAAATAAATTTGACGAAGCAAAATCTAAAGTCGAAGATACAGCATCAAATATCTAA
- the hisS gene encoding histidine--tRNA ligase translates to MKPSLAKGTRDFTSLEVSRRKYIINILQKNFELFGFQPLETPSFENLSTLTGKYGEEGDRLIFKILNSSINEAKDDKKAQMQNDFQKALDKPFSSESLTDKALRYDLTVPFARFVAMNHGKLTFPYKRYQIQPVWRADRPQKGRFREFYQCDADVVGSESLWQEVDLVQLYLKSFAELKVSVTIHINNRKILSGLAEYAGITDQLIDFTVALDKLDKIGKDGVVKELLERNISQESIDKLDFLFTQSNDALENLLQLKEKFAGNEIGLKGVEELEFVLTQSVNLGVDIQNLVFDITLARGLDYYTGAIFEVKADEAQMGSIGGGGRYDNLTEVFGVKNVPGIGISFGLDRIYLVMEELNLFPEDATSNVEYLFANFGGEETLEALKLIIQLREKGISAELYPESSKINKQFTYAEKKGIKNLVFLGEEEIKNRTVTFKNLEKGEQKTVSLEEFLNR, encoded by the coding sequence ATGAAGCCAAGCTTAGCAAAAGGAACGAGAGATTTTACCTCATTGGAAGTTTCTAGAAGAAAATACATCATCAATATATTACAGAAGAACTTCGAACTATTCGGATTTCAACCTTTGGAAACTCCAAGTTTTGAAAATCTGTCTACGTTGACGGGGAAGTACGGAGAAGAAGGAGATCGTTTGATTTTTAAGATTTTGAACTCAAGCATCAATGAAGCTAAAGATGATAAGAAAGCTCAGATGCAGAATGATTTTCAGAAAGCTTTGGATAAACCTTTTAGTTCAGAAAGTCTCACTGATAAAGCTCTTCGTTACGACTTAACAGTTCCTTTTGCAAGATTTGTAGCCATGAATCATGGGAAATTGACTTTCCCTTACAAACGTTACCAAATTCAGCCGGTTTGGAGAGCAGATCGTCCGCAAAAAGGAAGATTCAGAGAGTTTTATCAGTGTGATGCCGATGTTGTAGGAAGCGAAAGCCTTTGGCAGGAAGTTGATTTGGTGCAATTGTATTTAAAATCTTTTGCTGAATTAAAAGTTTCTGTAACCATTCACATCAACAACCGAAAAATTCTTTCAGGTTTGGCAGAATATGCAGGAATTACAGATCAATTAATCGATTTCACCGTTGCTTTAGATAAACTGGATAAAATCGGGAAGGATGGAGTAGTGAAGGAACTTTTAGAAAGAAATATTTCTCAGGAATCGATCGATAAACTGGATTTCCTTTTCACTCAATCGAATGATGCACTAGAAAATCTTCTTCAGTTAAAAGAAAAATTTGCAGGAAACGAAATAGGATTAAAAGGTGTTGAAGAATTGGAATTTGTTCTGACTCAATCTGTGAATTTAGGAGTCGATATTCAGAATTTGGTTTTTGATATTACTTTGGCTCGTGGATTAGATTATTACACCGGAGCCATTTTCGAAGTGAAAGCCGACGAAGCACAAATGGGTTCTATCGGCGGTGGCGGAAGATATGATAATCTGACTGAAGTTTTCGGAGTGAAAAATGTTCCGGGAATTGGGATTTCTTTCGGTTTAGACAGAATTTATCTGGTGATGGAAGAGCTGAATCTTTTCCCTGAAGATGCCACTTCAAACGTTGAATATTTGTTTGCTAATTTTGGTGGAGAAGAAACTTTGGAAGCTTTAAAATTGATCATTCAGTTAAGAGAAAAAGGAATTTCCGCAGAGCTATATCCTGAAAGTTCAAAAATCAATAAACAGTTTACGTACGCTGAAAAGAAAGGAATTAAAAATCTGGTTTTCTTAGGCGAAGAGGAAATTAAAAACAGAACGGTGACTTTTAAAAACCTTGAAAAAGGTGAACAAAAGACGGTTTCTTTAGAGGAGTTTCTTAATAGATAA
- a CDS encoding HRDC domain-containing protein — MMNIKVLKVRVADEFLLQDQKMIDDFLNDHEIIKVETAFVHDESFWSVVLYFNEYKTNANKSTVKDSKAVKYSAEDEMLNPDEIIILDALKLWRSEKAKEQNLPSYFIATNKELISVAKYKPAKKEELLDIKGFGKHKIENYGEEILEILENV, encoded by the coding sequence ATGATGAATATCAAAGTTTTAAAAGTGAGAGTTGCAGACGAATTCTTGCTGCAGGATCAAAAAATGATTGATGATTTTCTGAATGATCACGAGATCATCAAAGTGGAAACCGCTTTTGTACATGATGAAAGTTTCTGGTCTGTCGTTTTATATTTTAATGAATACAAGACGAATGCAAACAAAAGTACCGTCAAAGATTCAAAGGCAGTCAAATATTCCGCAGAAGATGAAATGCTGAATCCTGACGAAATTATCATTCTGGATGCCCTGAAACTCTGGCGTTCTGAAAAAGCCAAAGAACAGAATCTTCCGTCTTATTTTATCGCGACCAATAAAGAACTGATTTCTGTAGCAAAATATAAACCCGCAAAAAAAGAAGAACTGCTTGACATCAAAGGTTTCGGAAAACATAAAATTGAAAACTATGGTGAAGAGATTCTGGAAATTTTAGAAAACGTCTGA
- the pnuC gene encoding nicotinamide riboside transporter PnuC: protein MMQEILQHTTLPEWFGVFFSVFQVLLARKNNSNNYLFGIAGVSLTLYVMITSKLYAEFTLNLYYLVMSIYGWLYWKFGKRKTETVISETTNHEKLITAGIVIGAFSLFWFFLTQFTDSDVPIWDSLVSAFAWAGMWLMARRKIENWILLNVSNIIAIPLLIHKDLYLYAGLTAFLFIVAISGYFEWRKIIKKRADAYA from the coding sequence TTGATGCAGGAAATTTTACAACATACAACCTTGCCAGAATGGTTCGGTGTCTTCTTTTCGGTTTTTCAGGTTTTATTAGCCCGAAAAAACAATTCAAACAATTATCTGTTTGGTATTGCGGGAGTTTCGCTCACGCTTTATGTGATGATCACTTCCAAACTTTATGCAGAGTTTACGCTCAATCTTTACTATCTGGTAATGAGTATTTACGGTTGGTTGTATTGGAAATTTGGAAAGCGAAAAACTGAAACAGTGATTTCAGAAACAACAAATCATGAAAAATTGATTACAGCAGGAATCGTCATTGGAGCTTTCAGTTTGTTCTGGTTTTTCCTCACGCAATTTACAGATTCTGATGTTCCGATTTGGGATTCTCTGGTCAGTGCTTTTGCCTGGGCAGGAATGTGGCTTATGGCAAGAAGAAAAATAGAAAACTGGATTTTACTGAATGTCAGCAACATTATCGCAATTCCTTTATTGATTCATAAAGATTTGTATTTGTATGCAGGGTTGACGGCTTTCCTTTTTATCGTAGCAATCTCAGGATATTTTGAGTGGAGAAAAATCATTAAAAAGAGAGCCGATGCTTACGCCTGA
- a CDS encoding single-stranded DNA-binding protein yields MSIRNKVTLIGFTGKEVETVNFENGGMKVSVSLATNDHYTNAKGEKVEETQWHSLVAFGKTAEIFQKYVPKGKEIAVEGKITYRSYDDKDGVKRYITEIRVDELLLLSGK; encoded by the coding sequence ATGTCAATAAGAAACAAAGTAACTTTGATTGGTTTTACAGGAAAAGAAGTTGAAACCGTAAACTTCGAAAACGGAGGAATGAAAGTTTCCGTATCATTGGCTACCAACGATCATTACACCAACGCAAAAGGCGAGAAAGTAGAAGAAACACAATGGCACAGTTTGGTAGCTTTCGGGAAGACCGCTGAGATATTTCAGAAGTATGTTCCAAAAGGGAAAGAAATCGCCGTTGAGGGTAAAATCACCTACAGATCGTATGATGATAAAGACGGTGTAAAACGATATATTACGGAAATAAGAGTTGATGAACTTTTACTTCTAAGCGGAAAATAA
- a CDS encoding HPP family protein: MKKALRRTYRVSKYVIYKETLVDYKEHFWSFLGAFFGIGIIAFLQSHYLLEQGNIFLIGSFGASSVLIYGAIQSPLAQPRNLVGGHVLSALVGVTIYQIVPDILWLSAPLAVALSIVLMQYTKTLHPPGGATALIAVTSPGKIADLGYWYVLSPVLSGCIILLLVALFFNNITKNRSYPTSNKWKRLLDKKHKYNLKN, translated from the coding sequence TTGAAAAAGGCATTACGAAGAACATACCGCGTATCAAAATATGTAATTTATAAAGAAACACTTGTTGATTATAAAGAACATTTCTGGTCGTTTTTGGGTGCTTTTTTCGGAATCGGAATCATTGCTTTTTTGCAGTCTCATTATTTATTGGAGCAGGGAAATATTTTTCTGATTGGTTCGTTTGGAGCATCAAGTGTTTTGATTTACGGCGCCATTCAAAGTCCTCTTGCTCAACCGAGAAATCTTGTGGGTGGTCATGTACTTTCCGCTTTGGTTGGTGTTACGATTTATCAGATTGTTCCTGATATTTTATGGCTTTCCGCTCCTTTAGCGGTTGCACTTTCAATCGTTTTAATGCAATACACGAAGACGCTTCATCCTCCGGGTGGCGCAACAGCATTGATTGCGGTGACATCGCCGGGAAAAATTGCTGATCTGGGATATTGGTATGTATTGTCTCCGGTTTTGTCGGGATGCATAATTTTACTTTTGGTAGCCTTATTTTTTAATAATATCACGAAAAACAGAAGTTACCCAACGAGTAACAAATGGAAGAGACTTTTAGATAAAAAACACAAATACAATTTGAAAAATTAA
- a CDS encoding TIGR01777 family oxidoreductase, producing MKEVVVITGANGSVAKVLAKKLENEYTVRFLTRTKKHENEFEWDITNGTIDDKAFENASHIIHLAGANISEKRWTDERKKEIITSRVDSAQLILRALQKKNIQLKSFISASAVGIYGAITSEKIFKEDDEKGNDFLSEVVILWEKAADEFLEKNVAERVVKVRISIVLSEKEGALKKMAVPVKFGIGSPIGTGRQYIPWIHIDDLSSVFEFALKNKNITGAYNAAAPQHTDNENLTKEISEVLDKPLFMPNVPGFVMKLIFGELSVALLEGSRTSSEKLQNAGFEFKFPDLKLALEDLFKTK from the coding sequence ATGAAAGAAGTCGTAGTAATCACCGGAGCAAATGGATCTGTAGCAAAAGTTCTAGCTAAAAAACTTGAAAACGAATATACAGTTCGCTTTCTCACAAGAACCAAAAAGCATGAAAATGAGTTTGAATGGGACATTACAAACGGAACAATTGACGATAAAGCATTCGAAAACGCAAGCCACATCATTCATCTTGCCGGAGCCAATATTTCTGAAAAAAGATGGACTGATGAACGTAAAAAAGAAATTATCACCAGCCGTGTAGATTCTGCACAATTGATCTTAAGAGCTTTACAAAAGAAAAATATCCAATTAAAATCTTTCATTTCAGCTTCTGCTGTTGGAATATACGGAGCGATCACTTCTGAGAAAATATTCAAAGAAGATGATGAAAAAGGAAATGATTTCCTAAGTGAAGTTGTTATTCTGTGGGAAAAAGCTGCCGATGAATTTTTAGAGAAAAATGTTGCGGAAAGGGTCGTAAAAGTTAGAATTTCTATTGTACTTTCTGAAAAGGAAGGTGCTTTGAAAAAGATGGCTGTTCCTGTAAAGTTCGGTATCGGATCGCCTATCGGAACCGGAAGACAATACATTCCGTGGATTCACATCGATGATCTTTCTTCAGTTTTTGAATTTGCATTAAAAAACAAAAATATAACCGGAGCTTACAATGCTGCTGCGCCTCAACATACCGACAATGAAAATCTTACAAAAGAAATCTCTGAAGTTTTGGATAAACCTTTATTTATGCCTAATGTTCCGGGATTTGTGATGAAATTGATTTTCGGAGAATTGTCTGTCGCATTGCTTGAAGGCTCCAGAACCTCGTCGGAAAAGCTTCAAAATGCCGGTTTTGAATTTAAATTTCCAGATTTAAAATTAGCACTGGAAGATTTATTCAAAACGAAGTGA